A region of Granulicella aggregans DNA encodes the following proteins:
- a CDS encoding DUF1338 domain-containing protein produces MPTLHSILEPNIGLTRTDRLLRILEIPQALLNEDKAKASRAVIAQALNMLLFEDLLERVPAAKTYASDCRLAGRRIMHDHGAVRTVALANMGTLPAGEEAITRILRPLGYALNGVYPLERLKMTGRSHAQVEFPEEIAQFFISELHPDRFSEKFQQAVRNVTGTSIDPLTPEAVTLLAELNREHSLPREAATRLLPLLTRCFTRQHATPTLADYDTLLAESAEMAWISTEGNAFNHATDRVPDVDALAAEQKALGQPMKPTVETSQSGRVRQTAFVAARVKRWFRTAQGDPIEREVPGSFYEFITRLPLPEETDGKQHLDLSFDSSNAQAIFKMTAEAK; encoded by the coding sequence ATGCCCACCCTGCACTCCATCCTCGAGCCCAACATCGGCCTCACCCGCACCGACCGTCTTCTCCGCATCCTCGAGATCCCCCAAGCCTTACTGAACGAAGACAAAGCTAAAGCCTCAAGAGCCGTCATCGCTCAGGCCCTCAACATGCTTCTCTTCGAAGACCTTCTCGAGCGCGTCCCCGCAGCCAAGACCTATGCCTCCGACTGCCGTCTCGCCGGCCGCAGGATCATGCACGACCACGGCGCAGTCCGCACCGTCGCCCTCGCCAATATGGGCACCCTCCCCGCTGGCGAAGAGGCCATCACCCGCATCCTCCGCCCGCTCGGCTACGCACTCAACGGCGTCTATCCCCTCGAACGCCTCAAGATGACCGGCCGCTCCCACGCCCAGGTCGAGTTCCCCGAGGAGATCGCCCAGTTTTTCATCAGTGAGCTCCACCCGGACCGCTTCTCCGAAAAGTTTCAGCAAGCTGTACGCAACGTCACCGGCACCTCCATCGACCCGCTCACGCCCGAAGCAGTCACACTACTCGCCGAGCTCAACCGCGAACATTCTCTACCGCGCGAAGCCGCCACCCGCCTGTTACCGCTCCTCACCCGCTGCTTCACCCGTCAGCACGCCACGCCCACCCTTGCCGACTACGACACCCTGCTCGCCGAATCCGCCGAGATGGCCTGGATCTCCACGGAAGGCAACGCCTTCAACCACGCCACCGACCGCGTCCCAGACGTCGACGCCCTCGCCGCCGAACAGAAGGCCCTCGGCCAGCCCATGAAGCCCACCGTCGAGACCTCCCAATCCGGCCGCGTCCGCCAGACCGCCTTCGTCGCTGCCCGCGTCAAGCGCTGGTTCCGCACCGCCCAGGGCGACCCCATCGAACGCGAAGTCCCCGGCTCGTTCTACGAGTTCATCACCCGCCTCCCGCTACCCGAAGAGACGGATGGCAAGCAGCACCTGGACCTAAGCTTCGATAGCTCCAACGCGCAAGCCATCTTCAAGATGACCGCTGAGGCCAAGTAG
- a CDS encoding PAS domain-containing protein, whose amino-acid sequence MPSSSSASFKPWHALASAATGAAATCLLFGYIGAPHTNVLTLLCATISVPAAAALLYRLTRAQRASNHAWVELTQPHPPCKTEALLDKTGRIAGIGGWEVDLLTGEVVWSLHTYELHGAPLDFVPTLETGLSFYDEPSRPIIAAAVETACRTGKGWDLELSIDRFDGQKVWVRTVGGAEMQEGKAVRLVGTFQDITARVAERLALSEANERLTLATDSGRIGIFEWDLVRNVLRCDPWMNRLHGIEHTVLDQDPNFWTEHVHPEDRHRFLNAMQDAIDGHSLYDTEFRILWPDGSIRNLRAAGQVTSDAHGKPLRMIGCHWDVTEARRLTAELAQQNELLRVTLRSIGDGVITTDAQANVVWLNSVAERMTGWSSEEALGKPIASIFNIVNYVTRRPVENPILTCIATGAAGKLAPDTLLLSRDGARFGIDDSAAPIRGEQGELLGAVLVFHDVTEQRRLFYETTRMAKVELKLKDDFLSRVSHELRSPLTSIYSFTSIIADDLAGNTTSQQQEYLQIVLKNVDQLQSMIEDLLTVTQANEGKLSIDLKPIQVAESVTDALHTIHGPATSKQIALRSNCEKSLPLALADPTRLLQILIILLDNAVKFTPEGGLIGVKASQTDGGLLLIQVSDTGRGIPPEKRARVFEHLYQVPGPETQNAQPDTSRAGRNGLGLGLHIAHDLVVRQGGKIWITGELGKGSTFSFTLPIHRETPSFDPPADLAETTELPSLAIAQRS is encoded by the coding sequence ATGCCATCCAGTTCGTCTGCTTCCTTCAAGCCCTGGCACGCACTCGCTTCCGCTGCAACCGGCGCTGCCGCAACCTGCCTTCTCTTCGGATACATCGGTGCGCCCCACACCAATGTCCTCACTCTTCTCTGTGCAACGATCTCCGTACCCGCCGCGGCTGCGCTCCTCTACAGGCTCACGCGCGCGCAGCGCGCCTCAAACCACGCCTGGGTTGAACTTACGCAGCCGCATCCCCCCTGCAAGACCGAAGCTCTGCTCGATAAGACCGGTCGCATTGCGGGCATAGGCGGTTGGGAGGTCGATCTTCTTACCGGCGAGGTCGTCTGGTCTCTCCACACCTACGAGTTACATGGTGCTCCCCTCGACTTCGTGCCTACACTGGAAACCGGCCTCAGCTTCTACGATGAGCCTTCGCGCCCCATCATCGCCGCTGCCGTCGAGACCGCCTGCCGCACCGGCAAAGGGTGGGACCTGGAACTCTCCATCGACCGATTCGATGGCCAGAAGGTCTGGGTCCGCACCGTCGGCGGCGCGGAGATGCAGGAGGGCAAAGCCGTTCGCCTGGTAGGAACCTTCCAGGACATCACCGCCCGCGTCGCCGAACGGCTCGCCCTCAGCGAAGCCAACGAACGCCTCACCCTCGCGACCGATAGCGGACGCATCGGTATCTTTGAGTGGGACCTCGTCCGCAACGTCCTCCGCTGCGATCCTTGGATGAACCGCCTGCACGGCATCGAACACACCGTTCTCGATCAGGACCCCAACTTCTGGACAGAGCATGTCCACCCCGAAGATCGCCACCGCTTCCTCAACGCCATGCAGGACGCCATCGATGGCCACAGCCTCTACGACACCGAGTTCCGCATCCTGTGGCCCGATGGCAGCATTCGCAATCTCCGCGCCGCCGGACAGGTCACCAGCGACGCACACGGCAAGCCCCTTCGCATGATCGGTTGCCACTGGGACGTGACCGAGGCCCGTCGCCTCACCGCCGAGCTCGCCCAGCAGAACGAGCTTCTCCGCGTCACGCTCCGCTCCATCGGCGACGGAGTCATCACGACCGACGCCCAGGCCAACGTCGTCTGGCTCAACTCCGTCGCGGAACGCATGACTGGCTGGAGCAGCGAAGAGGCCCTTGGCAAACCCATCGCCTCCATCTTCAACATCGTCAACTACGTCACCCGCCGCCCCGTCGAAAATCCCATCCTCACCTGCATCGCTACGGGCGCAGCCGGCAAGCTTGCCCCCGACACCCTCCTGCTTTCGCGCGACGGCGCCCGCTTCGGCATCGACGACTCCGCCGCCCCTATCCGCGGCGAACAGGGTGAACTACTCGGCGCAGTCCTGGTCTTTCACGATGTCACCGAGCAGCGCCGTCTCTTCTACGAGACCACCCGCATGGCCAAGGTCGAGCTCAAGCTCAAGGACGACTTCCTCTCCCGCGTCTCGCACGAGCTCCGCTCCCCGCTGACCTCGATCTACTCCTTCACCTCGATCATCGCCGACGACCTCGCCGGCAACACCACCTCGCAGCAGCAGGAGTATCTCCAGATCGTCCTCAAGAACGTCGATCAGCTCCAGTCCATGATCGAGGACCTGCTCACCGTCACCCAGGCCAACGAGGGCAAGCTCAGCATCGACCTCAAGCCGATCCAGGTTGCCGAGTCCGTCACCGACGCCCTGCACACCATCCACGGCCCCGCCACCAGCAAGCAGATCGCGCTCCGATCGAACTGCGAAAAGTCACTGCCACTGGCTCTCGCTGATCCCACCCGTCTCCTTCAGATCCTCATCATCCTGCTCGATAACGCCGTCAAGTTCACCCCTGAGGGCGGCCTCATCGGCGTCAAAGCATCGCAGACGGACGGCGGACTTCTCCTCATCCAGGTCTCCGACACCGGCCGCGGCATTCCCCCCGAAAAACGCGCCCGCGTCTTCGAACATCTCTACCAAGTTCCCGGTCCTGAAACGCAAAATGCTCAGCCCGACACCAGCCGCGCCGGCCGCAACGGCCTCGGCCTCGGCCTCCACATCGCCCACGACCTCGTCGTACGCCAGGGTGGCAAGATCTGGATTACAGGCGAACTGGGCAAAGGCAGCACCTTCTCCTTCACACTGCCTATCCATCGCGAAACACCGTCGTTCGACCCGCCAGCAGACCTCGCCGAAACTACAGAGCTGCCGTCACTCGCCATCGCCCAACGCTCCTGA
- a CDS encoding FAD-binding and (Fe-S)-binding domain-containing protein, translated as MSSAFTILPSSHARAHDTFPGADSLASELSAVIRGEVRFDAASRALYATDASNYRHIPIGLVIPRDEADVIATVAVCRKHDAPILTRGAGTSLAGQACNAAVVLDFSKYMNAIGEVDLANNTMRVQPGAILDRVREKAELHNLTFAPDPATHSRCTLGGMIGNNSCGVHALMGGKTVDNIVALDLLLYDGTHITVGPTTEAEIAAHIAGGGRTGRIYAELNRIRDTYSEYVLTKFPRIPRRVSGFNLDELLPGSDFNVARALVGSEGTCAIILSATLQLVRSPQFRTLVGVGFEDIFIAADFVPQLLTHPLIGLEGVDGLLLEALRRKQKSLSSLELLPPGEGFLLCEFGADSQASSDALAAAFAQFVTTLATNVSPRIYTGAEAKRVWHIRESALGATAFVPGKGTGWEGWEDAAVDPAQLGSYLRAIKALMDEFGYQSPMYGHFGQGCVHMRHNFDLETAPGILKFREFMDRACDIALAHGGSISGEHGDGQARGALLPKMFGPELMQAFRDFKRAWDPDNKLNPNKLIDAHEPHEDLRLGADYNPWKPATHFAFAEDNGSLASAALRCVGVGACRKTDAGTMCPSFMATGEELHSTRGRAHLLWELMQGEVLPNQWRNEQVKESLDLCLACKACKSECPVSVDMATYKAEFLSHHYEGRLRPLAHYAFGRIDVWARIASHFPTLVNAINAAPGISQLAKSLLHIHPNRTLPKFARAFSRTHEKASHSGIDSSSRPERSAVERPPHLPSSGSAQNVFLWADTFNNYFHPNTMQAAHEVLTSAGFAVQLPTKHLCCGRPLYDFGLLDTAKQYLLKVLDALAPQLAAGTPIVVLEPSCASVFRDEICNLLPNDPRAAKLCDQTLLLSEFLVKYAPNYTPPQLSGDIIVHGHCHHRATMSMDDEMTLLRATGANVTLLDSGCCGMAGPFGFEQDKYEVSQTLGERVLLPAVRAASSGTIIVSDGFSCSEQITQNTAARPLHLAEVLAIKKP; from the coding sequence ATGTCCTCTGCCTTCACCATCCTGCCCAGCTCCCACGCTCGCGCCCACGACACCTTCCCCGGTGCCGACAGCCTCGCCTCCGAACTCTCCGCCGTCATCCGTGGCGAAGTCCGGTTCGACGCGGCATCCCGCGCCCTCTACGCCACCGACGCCTCGAACTATCGCCACATCCCCATCGGCCTCGTTATCCCGCGCGACGAAGCCGACGTTATCGCAACCGTCGCCGTCTGCCGCAAACACGACGCTCCTATTCTCACGCGCGGTGCAGGCACCTCGCTCGCCGGTCAGGCCTGCAACGCTGCCGTCGTCCTCGACTTTTCGAAGTACATGAACGCCATCGGCGAAGTCGATCTCGCGAACAATACGATGCGAGTGCAACCAGGCGCCATCCTCGACCGCGTCCGCGAAAAAGCCGAACTGCACAACCTTACCTTCGCTCCCGACCCCGCCACCCACAGCCGCTGCACCCTTGGCGGCATGATCGGCAACAACTCCTGCGGCGTCCATGCGCTGATGGGCGGCAAGACCGTCGACAACATCGTCGCCCTCGATCTCCTGCTCTACGACGGCACCCACATCACCGTCGGCCCAACCACCGAAGCCGAAATCGCCGCACACATCGCGGGCGGCGGCCGCACCGGCAGAATCTATGCCGAACTCAACCGTATCCGCGACACTTACTCTGAGTACGTCCTCACCAAGTTCCCGCGCATCCCGCGCCGCGTCTCCGGATTCAACCTCGACGAGCTTCTCCCCGGCAGCGACTTCAACGTAGCCCGCGCCCTCGTCGGCAGCGAAGGCACCTGCGCCATCATCCTGTCGGCAACGTTGCAGCTCGTTCGCAGCCCACAGTTCCGCACTCTCGTCGGCGTCGGCTTTGAAGACATCTTCATCGCGGCCGACTTCGTCCCTCAGCTCCTCACACATCCATTGATCGGCCTAGAAGGCGTCGACGGCCTTCTCCTCGAAGCCCTTCGCCGCAAACAGAAATCCCTCTCTTCGCTTGAACTTCTTCCTCCCGGCGAAGGCTTCCTCCTCTGCGAGTTCGGTGCAGACAGCCAGGCATCCTCCGACGCCCTCGCCGCAGCCTTCGCCCAATTTGTAACTACGCTCGCTACAAATGTATCTCCGCGCATCTACACCGGCGCAGAAGCCAAACGCGTCTGGCACATTCGCGAGTCGGCTCTCGGCGCAACCGCCTTCGTCCCCGGCAAAGGCACCGGCTGGGAGGGCTGGGAGGACGCCGCAGTCGATCCCGCTCAGCTTGGCTCCTACCTCCGCGCAATCAAAGCCCTCATGGACGAGTTCGGCTATCAAAGCCCCATGTACGGCCACTTCGGCCAGGGCTGCGTCCACATGCGCCACAACTTCGATCTCGAAACCGCTCCCGGCATCCTCAAGTTCCGCGAGTTCATGGACCGCGCCTGCGACATAGCCCTGGCCCACGGCGGATCGATATCCGGTGAACACGGAGATGGGCAAGCGCGAGGCGCTCTGCTTCCCAAGATGTTCGGCCCTGAACTGATGCAGGCCTTCCGCGACTTCAAGCGCGCCTGGGACCCCGACAACAAGCTCAATCCCAACAAGCTCATCGATGCCCACGAGCCCCACGAAGACCTTCGCCTCGGCGCGGACTACAACCCATGGAAGCCAGCTACCCACTTCGCGTTCGCCGAAGACAACGGCAGCCTCGCCTCCGCCGCCTTGCGCTGCGTAGGCGTAGGAGCCTGCCGCAAGACCGACGCCGGGACCATGTGTCCCAGCTTCATGGCCACCGGCGAAGAGCTCCACTCCACTCGCGGCCGCGCCCATCTCTTGTGGGAGCTGATGCAGGGCGAAGTCCTCCCCAACCAATGGCGCAATGAGCAAGTCAAAGAGTCCCTCGACCTCTGCCTCGCCTGCAAGGCCTGCAAATCCGAGTGCCCCGTCTCCGTAGACATGGCCACCTACAAGGCCGAGTTCCTATCCCACCACTATGAAGGCCGACTGCGCCCGCTCGCCCACTACGCCTTTGGCCGCATCGATGTGTGGGCCCGCATCGCCAGCCACTTCCCCACGCTGGTCAACGCGATCAACGCCGCTCCCGGGATCTCTCAGCTCGCCAAGTCTCTACTCCACATCCACCCCAACCGCACTCTGCCAAAGTTCGCCCGAGCCTTCTCTCGCACACACGAGAAGGCTTCTCATTCTGGTATAGACTCGTCATCTCGACCGGAGCGAAGCGCAGTGGAGAGACCCCCGCATTTGCCTTCCTCCGGGTCCGCCCAAAACGTCTTCCTCTGGGCCGACACCTTCAACAACTACTTCCACCCCAACACCATGCAAGCGGCGCACGAAGTCCTTACCAGTGCAGGCTTCGCAGTTCAACTTCCTACCAAGCACCTCTGCTGCGGTCGCCCCCTCTACGACTTCGGCCTACTCGACACCGCCAAACAATATCTCCTCAAAGTCCTCGACGCCCTCGCCCCACAGCTTGCCGCCGGAACTCCTATCGTCGTCCTCGAACCAAGCTGCGCCAGCGTCTTCCGCGACGAAATCTGCAATCTCCTCCCGAACGATCCCCGAGCCGCGAAACTCTGCGATCAGACTCTTCTGCTCAGCGAGTTCCTCGTCAAATACGCGCCTAACTACACGCCGCCTCAACTCAGCGGCGACATTATCGTCCACGGCCACTGCCACCACCGAGCGACCATGTCAATGGACGACGAAATGACCTTACTTCGCGCAACGGGCGCGAATGTGACCCTTCTCGACTCCGGCTGCTGCGGCATGGCCGGTCCGTTCGGCTTTGAGCAGGACAAGTACGAAGTCTCGCAGACCCTCGGCGAGCGCGTGCTTCTGCCCGCCGTTCGCGCTGCCTCATCAGGCACGATCATCGTCAGCGACGGCTTCAGCTGCTCCGAGCAGATCACACAGAACACCGCAGCGCGTCCGCTTCATCTCGCGGAAGTCTTAGCAATCAAGAAGCCATAA
- a CDS encoding acetyl ornithine aminotransferase family protein, whose translation MSATLHIPEAVVPNAQLHTSFGPKIKTTLPGPNAAAIIARDEALMSPSYTRDYPLVVQSGRGCRLTDVDTNEFLDFTAGIAVNSTGHCHPEVVAAIQAQAAKFLHMSGTDFYYDLMPRVAERLSALAPMAGPHKFYYGNSGAEAVECALKLARYHTGRQHIISFLGSFHGRTMGALSLTASKPQQKRRFGPFVPGVTHVRYPYVYRGCSGGPQAAEAFGLGCARYIEDKLFKTHLPPEEVAAIIVEPIQGEGGYVVPPNIFLEEIRRICDRHGILMIVDEVQSGAGRTGKWTAIEHTGVQPDIVTMAKGIASGMPLSVCMAKAHIMDWVPGSHASTFGGNPVALAACLATIEIIEREAMANAAVVGNAAIERLQTWVSGEGIGKHPIVGDVRGRGLMIGVEIVKDTLTRTPAPDLRNRIVDLAFERGLLLLGCGETSIRLCPPLVVKPEEMEVALDILEECVIIAAHN comes from the coding sequence ATGAGCGCCACCCTTCACATCCCCGAAGCCGTCGTTCCCAACGCGCAGCTTCACACGAGCTTCGGCCCGAAGATCAAGACCACTCTCCCCGGCCCCAACGCCGCCGCCATCATCGCCCGCGACGAAGCCCTAATGTCACCCAGCTACACCCGCGACTACCCGCTCGTCGTCCAGTCCGGTCGCGGATGTCGACTCACCGACGTCGACACCAATGAGTTCCTCGACTTCACCGCCGGCATCGCCGTCAACTCCACCGGCCACTGTCACCCAGAAGTCGTCGCCGCAATTCAAGCTCAAGCGGCGAAGTTCCTTCACATGTCGGGAACCGACTTCTACTACGACCTGATGCCGCGCGTCGCCGAACGCCTCTCCGCGCTCGCTCCGATGGCTGGCCCGCACAAGTTCTACTACGGCAACTCCGGCGCCGAGGCCGTCGAGTGCGCCCTGAAGCTCGCCCGCTACCATACCGGCCGACAGCACATCATCAGCTTCCTCGGCTCCTTCCACGGACGCACCATGGGCGCGCTCTCGCTTACCGCCTCGAAGCCGCAGCAGAAGCGACGTTTTGGACCGTTCGTACCAGGAGTGACGCACGTCCGCTACCCCTACGTCTATCGCGGCTGCAGCGGCGGCCCGCAAGCTGCGGAGGCCTTCGGCCTCGGCTGCGCCCGCTACATCGAAGACAAGCTCTTCAAGACCCACCTTCCGCCGGAGGAGGTCGCGGCGATCATCGTCGAACCGATCCAAGGCGAAGGCGGCTACGTCGTTCCCCCGAACATCTTCCTTGAAGAGATCCGCCGCATCTGCGACCGCCACGGCATCCTCATGATCGTCGACGAGGTCCAGTCCGGCGCGGGCCGCACCGGCAAGTGGACCGCCATCGAACACACCGGCGTCCAGCCCGACATCGTCACCATGGCCAAGGGCATCGCCTCTGGCATGCCGCTCAGCGTATGCATGGCGAAGGCGCACATCATGGACTGGGTGCCGGGTTCCCACGCCAGTACCTTCGGTGGCAACCCCGTCGCGCTCGCCGCCTGCCTCGCGACCATTGAGATTATTGAGCGCGAAGCTATGGCCAATGCCGCCGTCGTTGGCAACGCCGCAATCGAGCGCCTTCAGACCTGGGTCTCCGGGGAAGGCATCGGCAAGCACCCCATCGTCGGCGACGTCCGCGGTCGAGGCCTCATGATCGGCGTCGAGATCGTCAAAGACACCCTCACCCGCACCCCTGCCCCGGACCTCCGCAACCGCATCGTGGACCTCGCCTTCGAGCGCGGCCTCTTGCTGCTCGGCTGCGGCGAGACCAGCATCCGCCTCTGCCCTCCGCTGGTCGTCAAGCCAGAAGAGATGGAAGTAGCCCTCGACATTCTGGAAGAGTGCGTCATCATAGCCGCCCATAATTAA
- a CDS encoding response regulator, whose amino-acid sequence MLPQKKILVVDDDPEMRLALSVRLRANNYEVCVAVDGVSAIAEARKHMPSLMLLDLGLPAGDGFTVLERLHSMEAIAHIPVIVVSGRNRLANQERVLLAKAQAFLQKPVKNSQLLAAIEKVLGPNTAPAYERAATIYDLGQRMTTTV is encoded by the coding sequence ATGCTGCCACAAAAGAAGATCCTCGTCGTCGATGACGACCCCGAGATGCGTCTCGCGCTCTCCGTCAGGCTCCGCGCCAACAACTACGAGGTCTGCGTCGCTGTAGACGGCGTCTCCGCCATCGCCGAAGCGCGCAAACACATGCCCAGCCTGATGCTGCTCGACCTTGGCCTCCCCGCCGGCGACGGCTTCACCGTTCTGGAGCGCCTACACTCGATGGAGGCCATCGCGCATATTCCCGTCATCGTTGTCTCCGGGCGCAATCGTCTCGCAAATCAGGAGCGAGTCCTGCTCGCCAAGGCGCAGGCCTTTCTGCAGAAGCCGGTAAAGAACTCGCAGCTCCTCGCGGCCATCGAGAAGGTCCTCGGCCCGAACACCGCGCCTGCCTACGAACGCGCCGCCACCATCTACGATCTCGGCCAGCGCATGACCACGACAGTCTAG
- a CDS encoding carboxypeptidase-like regulatory domain-containing protein — translation MHCRHLLSFLLLPLFVIRSPAQLFSAPEPQTASINGSVTDIDGGLIPGATIIANGPNSGQHTSTTSDDTGTFQLRNLRPAVPYRIVVSARGFAPATSAQIILTPGQQLQLPAFKLVVAAVETSITAESQEQIATEQVHEAEKQRILGVIPNFYVVYDKQFVPLTPKLKFELALRSSTDVVTIAGTAFLAGVNQAANTPDYQQGWKGYGQRFGAIYAGGVSDVLIGGAILPSVLHQDPRYFYQGTGTKKSRFFHALEAPFVAKGDNGEWQPNYSSIGGDLASGALSVTYLPQSNRDASDVLTGIVTTTAGRIVNAMAEEFLLNRFTSKTNKAP, via the coding sequence ATGCACTGTAGGCATCTGCTTTCTTTTTTGCTTCTCCCTTTGTTTGTCATTCGCAGTCCGGCGCAACTCTTTTCAGCCCCGGAGCCACAGACCGCCAGCATCAACGGTTCTGTTACCGACATCGACGGCGGCCTCATTCCCGGCGCGACGATCATCGCCAACGGGCCTAATTCCGGCCAGCATACTTCCACCACCTCGGACGACACCGGCACCTTCCAGCTCCGCAATCTGCGCCCGGCCGTTCCCTATCGCATCGTCGTCTCAGCAAGGGGATTCGCCCCCGCTACCTCGGCCCAGATCATCCTCACCCCCGGCCAGCAGTTGCAGCTTCCCGCCTTCAAGCTCGTCGTCGCTGCCGTCGAGACCAGCATCACCGCTGAGTCGCAAGAGCAGATCGCCACCGAGCAGGTCCATGAAGCAGAAAAGCAACGCATCCTCGGCGTCATCCCAAACTTCTACGTTGTCTACGATAAGCAATTCGTCCCGCTTACCCCAAAGCTCAAATTTGAACTGGCCCTGCGCTCCTCGACCGACGTCGTGACCATCGCAGGCACAGCCTTTCTTGCCGGCGTGAATCAAGCCGCCAACACGCCCGACTACCAGCAGGGATGGAAGGGCTACGGCCAGCGATTCGGAGCCATCTACGCGGGCGGCGTCTCTGATGTCCTCATTGGCGGTGCCATACTTCCTTCCGTTCTGCATCAGGACCCTCGCTACTTCTATCAGGGCACCGGCACCAAGAAGTCCCGCTTCTTCCACGCGCTCGAAGCCCCCTTCGTCGCCAAGGGAGACAACGGTGAGTGGCAGCCCAACTACTCCAGCATCGGAGGAGACCTAGCCTCGGGCGCGCTCTCCGTCACCTACCTTCCCCAGTCGAATCGAGACGCCAGTGACGTGCTCACGGGCATCGTCACGACAACCGCCGGCCGCATCGTCAATGCCATGGCGGAGGAGTTTCTCCTCAACCGCTTCACCTCCAAGACCAACAAAGCCCCCTGA
- the rpiA gene encoding ribose-5-phosphate isomerase RpiA, whose product MTQDEAKRLVAKRAVEFVEDGMAVGLGTGSTSRMFIEELGAKVKATGIKIRCVASSDASQELGQSLGLEVVSLAELPEVDVYIDGADEVARDSDGSLALIKGGGGALLREKIVASSAKKFIVVVDSTKVVEKLGKFPLPIEVIKMALPLVEGKLTVLGLNPKQRKKADGSVYLTDEKNYILDCAAGVIENPEETAAEVRGIVGVVEHGLFLGMAAMALVAGDDGVTEMQG is encoded by the coding sequence ATGACACAGGACGAAGCGAAGCGGCTGGTGGCGAAGCGGGCGGTGGAGTTTGTTGAGGACGGCATGGCCGTTGGGCTTGGGACAGGGTCTACGTCGCGGATGTTTATCGAAGAGCTCGGCGCGAAGGTGAAGGCCACGGGCATCAAGATCCGGTGCGTGGCATCGTCCGATGCGAGCCAGGAGCTGGGGCAATCGCTCGGCCTGGAGGTGGTGTCGCTGGCGGAGCTGCCGGAGGTCGATGTTTATATCGACGGCGCGGATGAGGTTGCGCGGGATTCCGACGGCAGTCTGGCGCTCATCAAAGGCGGCGGCGGAGCGTTGCTGAGGGAGAAGATCGTTGCCAGCTCGGCGAAGAAGTTCATCGTGGTCGTCGATTCGACGAAGGTGGTGGAGAAGTTGGGGAAGTTTCCGTTGCCGATTGAGGTCATCAAGATGGCGCTGCCGCTGGTGGAAGGCAAGCTGACGGTGCTGGGGCTGAATCCGAAGCAGAGGAAGAAGGCGGACGGGTCGGTTTATCTTACGGATGAGAAGAATTACATTCTGGATTGCGCGGCGGGGGTGATCGAGAATCCGGAGGAGACGGCGGCGGAGGTTCGCGGGATCGTCGGCGTGGTGGAGCATGGGTTGTTTCTGGGGATGGCGGCGATGGCCCTCGTGGCTGGGGATGACGGGGTTACGGAGATGCAGGGGTAG